A portion of the Tachysurus vachellii isolate PV-2020 chromosome 14, HZAU_Pvac_v1, whole genome shotgun sequence genome contains these proteins:
- the zgc:172145 gene encoding ferritin light chain, oocyte isoform-like, with protein sequence MSEPVGKRLKTNVPMCKAHCALVSSKTKQNFPTAVEEGLCGVSTSLMEFAYRLEALAKIFEQEDLPLSRVAAFFYQESSREKAQAEAMLQYQSERGGQYCNKVIQKPGTEQVCALLPALELMLGQWKEEMVIMVELCQLAREHEDPHTISVVKRHFLNPVVPKIKLLGDLLTNAHKVGCTNDSTGGFGEYLIDQLYKELSSA encoded by the exons ATGTCGGAACCAGTCGGGAAGAGATTAAAAACTAACGTGCCTATGTGTAAAGCACACTGCGCTTTGGTGAGCAGTAAAACCAAGCAGAATTTCCCTACAGCCGTTGAAGAAggtttgtgtggagtttcaaCTTCTTTGATGGAGTTTGCCTACAGACTGGAAGCGTTG GCTAAGATCTTTGAGCAGGAAGATCTGCCCTTGTCCCGTGTGGCTGCTTTTTTCTATCAGGAGTCTTCAAGGGAGAAGGCGCAGGCCGAGGCCATGCTACAGTACCAGTCTGAGCGTGGGGGACAGTACTGCAACAAGGTTATTCAG AAACCAGGTACCGAGCAGGTGTGCGCACTGCTTCCTGCTCTGGAGCTCATGCTTGGCCAGTGGAAGGAGGAGATGGTCATCATGGTGGAACTGTGTCAACTAGCACGTGAGCATGAAGACCCTCACACCATCAGTGTTGTCAAACGCCACTTCCTCAATCCAGTTGTCCCAAAGATCAAGCTGTTGGGTGACTTATTGACAAATGCTCATAAAGTGGGATGCACCAATGACAGTACTGGTGGTTTTGGAGAATATCTCATTGACCAGCTTTACAAGGAACTGAGCAGTGCTTGA
- the myod1 gene encoding myoblast determination protein 1 homolog produces MELSDIPFPIPSTDDFYDDPCFNTSDMHFFEDLDPRLVHVSLLKADEHNHMEDEHIRAPSGHHQAGRCLLWACKACKRKTTNADRRKAATMRERRRLSKVNDAFETLKRCTSTNPNQRLPKVEILRNAISYIESLQALLRSQEDNYYPVLEQYSGDSDASSPRSNCSDGMMDFNGPARASGRRNSYDNSYFSEAPNGDVRSNKNPVVSSLDCLSSIVERISTESPAASSLPAQELCEGVTGSSPETSAPSPNDTCSPTGPTHDPIYQVL; encoded by the exons atgGAGCTGTCGGATATTCCGTTCCCCATCCCCTCGACAGATGATTTCTATGATGACCCTTGCTTCAACACCAGCGACATGCACTTCTTCGAAGACCTGGACCCTAGACTAGTGCACGTGAGCTTGCTCAAGGCGGACGAACACAACCACATGGAAGACGAACACATCCGGGCGCCGAGCGGCCACCACCAAGCGGGCAGGTGTCTGCTGTGGGCGTGTAAAGCATGCAAGAGGAAAACCACCAACGCAGATCGGCGCAAAGCCGCAACCATGAGAGAGAGGAGACGCCTGAGCAAAGTCAACGATGCTTTCGAAACCCTGAAGAGGTGCACGTCTACTAACCCTAATCAGAGGCTGCCCAAGGTGGAGATCCTGAGAAACGCCATCAGTTACATTGAGTCTCTCCAAGCCTTACTCAGAAGTCAAGAGGACAACTACTACCCGGTTCTGGAACAATACAGCGGTGATTCCGACGCCTCAAGTCCCAGGTCCAACTGCTCAGATGGCATG ATGGATTTTAATGGCCCTGCTCGCGCGTCCGGAAGAAGAAACAGCTATGACAACTCGTACTTCAGCGAAGCTCCAAATG GAGATGTACGGAGTAATAAGAACCCAGTGGTGTCGAGTTTGGACTGTTTGTCCAGTATCGTGGAGCGGATTTCCACCGAGTCTCCCGCCGCCTCCTCGCTCCCTGCACAGGAGCTGTGTGAAGGGGTCACCGGCTCTTCTCCAGAAACTAGCGCGCCTTCCCCAAATGACACCTGCAGCCCGACCGGCCCGACCCACGACCCCATCTACCAAGTGCTCTGA
- the tnnt3a gene encoding troponin T type 3a (skeletal, fast), which translates to MDKVGDEEVAEEVVDVEVAPEAAPEPEPEPEAEPEPEPEPEPEPVAPEPEPEPEPEPEAEAVVEEGFEEEEEKPKFKPSAPRIPEGDKVDFDDIQKKRQNKDLVELQALIDAHFEHRKKEEEELIALKERIEKRRSERADQQRIMAEKEKERQARREEERLRKEEADAKKKADEDAKKKSALTSMGSQFSSYLQKADSKRGGKKQTEREKKKKILAERRKALNIDHLNEDKLKEKAKELYEWIKTLESEKFDHMERLKRQKYEVTTLRKRVEELSKFSKKGAATRRRK; encoded by the exons ATGGACA aagtcggCGATGAAg AGGTAGCTGAGGAGGTAGTAGATGTAGAGGTGGCTCCTGAGGCAGCCCCAGAACCTGAACCTGAGCCTGAGGCTGAGCCTGAGCCTGAACCAGAGCCAGAACCAGAGCCAGTAGCCCCAGAGCCAGAGCCTGAGCCTGAACCTGAGCCAGAAGCCGAGGCTGTGGTAGAAG AGGGCTTTGAAGAGGAAG AGGAGAAGCCTAAGTTCAA GCCATCTGCACCCAGGATCCCTGAGGGTGACAAAGTGGACTTTGAT GACATCCAGAAGAAGCGTCAAAACAAGGATCTTGTAGAGCTGCAAGCCCTGATCGATGCCCACTTTGAGCATagaaagaaggaggaggaagagctaATCGCTCTTAAAGAGAGAATT GAGAAGCGCAGATCTGAGAGGGCAGATCAGCAAAGGATCATGGCTGAGAAGGAGAAGGAGCGCCAGGCAAGGCGTGAG GAAGAAAGGCTGAGAAAGGAAGAGGCTGATGCCAAGAAGAAGGCTGATGAAGATGCTAAGAAGAAGTCAGCTCTGACCAGCATGGGCTCCCAGTTTAGCAGCTACCTGCAGAAG GCTGACTCTAAGAGAGGTggcaagaaacagacagagagggaaaagaagaagaagatcctGGCTGAGAGGCGTAAGGCACTCAACATTGACCACCTCAATGAAGACAAACTGAA AGAGAAGGCCAAGGAGCTGTATGAATGGATTAAGACCCTGGAGTCTGAGAAGTTTGACCATATGGAGAGGCTGAAGAGACAGAAATATGAG GTTACAACACTGCGTAAGAGAGTGGAGGAGCTGAGTAAATT CAGCAAGAAGGGAGCTGCCACTCGCCGCAGGAAGTAA